The following proteins are co-located in the Pararhizobium capsulatum DSM 1112 genome:
- the kdgD gene encoding 5-dehydro-4-deoxyglucarate dehydratase — translation MTPQEIKATLGAGLLSFPVTHFDAEGKFAPESYKRHVEWLSSFDAPVLFAAGGTGEFFSLAPGEIPAVVKAAKEASGKTAIVSGCGYGTEVAVEIARSVEKAGADGILLLPHYLIDAPQEGLYVHIKRVCQSVGIGVMVYNRDNSIIGVDTLKRLCDECPNLVGFKDGTGDIGLIRQITATMGDRLTYLGGMPTAELFAEAYLGAGFTTYSSAVFNFVPGLAVEFYAALRGGNRARCEEILRDFFYPFMALRARRKGYAVSAVKAGVRLQGFAAGKVRPPLDDLTLEEEAILEKLIAPWKR, via the coding sequence ATGACGCCGCAAGAAATCAAGGCCACGCTCGGCGCTGGCCTGTTGTCCTTTCCTGTCACCCATTTCGACGCTGAGGGGAAATTCGCGCCCGAAAGCTACAAGCGCCATGTCGAATGGCTGTCGAGCTTCGATGCACCCGTGCTGTTTGCAGCCGGAGGAACGGGCGAGTTCTTCTCGCTGGCACCCGGCGAAATTCCTGCCGTCGTCAAGGCCGCCAAGGAAGCATCTGGCAAGACTGCCATCGTTTCCGGTTGTGGCTACGGCACCGAAGTGGCCGTCGAGATTGCTCGCTCGGTGGAGAAGGCTGGCGCCGATGGCATCCTGCTCCTGCCACACTACCTGATCGATGCGCCGCAGGAAGGGCTTTATGTCCATATCAAGCGCGTCTGCCAGTCTGTCGGCATTGGCGTCATGGTCTACAACCGCGACAACTCGATTATCGGCGTCGATACGCTGAAGCGCCTCTGCGACGAATGCCCGAACCTTGTCGGCTTCAAGGACGGCACCGGCGATATCGGCCTCATCCGCCAGATCACCGCCACCATGGGCGACCGCCTCACCTATCTTGGCGGCATGCCGACGGCCGAACTCTTTGCTGAAGCCTATCTTGGCGCCGGCTTCACCACCTATTCGTCCGCCGTCTTCAACTTCGTGCCTGGGCTTGCGGTTGAATTCTACGCGGCCCTGCGCGGTGGCAACCGAGCGCGTTGCGAGGAAATCCTGAGGGATTTCTTCTATCCCTTCATGGCGTTGCGCGCCCGCCGCAAAGGTTATGCCGTCTCCGCGGTCAAGGCAGGCGTGCGCCTGCAAGGCTTCGCCGCCGGCAAGGTTCGTCCGCCGCTAGACGACCTGACATTGGAAGAAGAAGCAATCCTCGAAA
- a CDS encoding helix-turn-helix transcriptional regulator: protein MVTVSTKGPASSRDSFGCPFSKLYKDQTLSGGNLKLFRKGTLDLRLEQVETSASDRGFLVGISTQGGHSRRIFHEHHAVDHQFEENSIYIRNLAEDYRADLSGPFDFLLLEISPKALTRIAEEADLGSVNGFSGEINGLSGMTGSKDPVLANLARALIPAFERPEEASALFIDQMATAIGTYLVHQYGGKHPALGARSRKLSRSHESLAKNILLENLDGNISISEVAGACRLSRGYFIKAFRETTGQTPYQWLLNERIRRACEMLQQPEMPLAEVAIACGFADQSHFTRVFANIIGATPGNWRRGALL, encoded by the coding sequence ATGGTGACGGTATCGACTAAAGGGCCAGCATCGTCTCGCGACAGTTTTGGCTGCCCTTTCAGCAAGTTATACAAGGATCAGACGCTTAGCGGCGGTAATCTGAAGCTGTTTCGGAAGGGTACGCTCGACCTGCGTCTCGAACAGGTCGAAACATCCGCCAGCGACCGCGGCTTTCTGGTCGGAATTTCCACCCAAGGCGGCCATTCGCGGCGCATTTTCCACGAACATCACGCGGTCGATCACCAGTTCGAGGAAAACTCGATCTACATCCGTAATCTTGCCGAGGATTACCGGGCTGATCTTAGCGGCCCATTCGATTTCCTGCTGCTGGAAATATCACCGAAGGCGCTGACCAGGATCGCGGAAGAAGCCGATCTCGGCAGCGTCAACGGCTTTTCCGGTGAGATCAACGGCCTTTCGGGAATGACCGGCAGCAAGGATCCGGTCCTTGCCAATCTTGCCCGCGCCCTGATCCCGGCCTTCGAGCGGCCGGAAGAGGCAAGTGCGCTTTTCATCGACCAGATGGCAACGGCCATCGGCACCTATCTGGTACATCAGTATGGTGGCAAGCACCCCGCGCTCGGTGCCCGGAGCCGAAAGCTTTCCCGTTCCCACGAAAGCTTGGCGAAAAACATTCTGCTAGAAAATCTCGACGGGAATATTTCAATCTCGGAGGTCGCAGGTGCCTGCAGGCTATCACGCGGCTATTTCATCAAGGCTTTTCGCGAGACCACGGGCCAGACACCCTATCAATGGCTGCTGAACGAGCGCATCCGCCGCGCCTGCGAAATGTTGCAGCAGCCTGAAATGCCATTGGCTGAGGTGGCGATTGCCTGCGGCTTTGCCGACCAAAGCCACTTCACCCGCGTTTTCGCCAATATCATCGGCGCCACGCCGGGGAATTGGCGTCGCGGCGCCCTCCTCTGA
- a CDS encoding NAD-dependent epimerase/dehydratase family protein, translating to MKRLLITGAAGGLGRAMRPRLGKLAEIVRVSDIADLGAAAAHEEVVQCDLGDANAVDRLVEGCDAILHLGGISVEDKFSKILNANLLGLYNLYEAARAHGQPRILFASSNHTVGFYRQDQHIDTTAPMRPDGLYGVSKCFGEALARMYFEKFGQETALVRIGSCMERPSNHRMLSTWMSYDDFESMIDCVFRVPMLGCPIIWGISDNDSRWWDNSAAAFLGWRPKDNAERFRAELDVSLGRQAADSPLSVYQGGMFVRDPIFEDG from the coding sequence TTGAAACGTTTGCTGATCACAGGGGCCGCAGGCGGCCTCGGCCGTGCCATGCGACCACGCCTGGGTAAGCTGGCAGAAATCGTGCGGGTATCCGATATTGCCGATCTCGGCGCGGCCGCCGCCCATGAGGAAGTGGTGCAATGCGATCTCGGAGATGCCAATGCCGTCGACCGTCTGGTGGAAGGGTGCGACGCGATCCTGCATCTCGGCGGCATCTCGGTCGAGGACAAGTTCTCGAAGATCCTGAACGCCAATTTGCTCGGGCTCTACAATCTCTATGAGGCCGCGCGCGCCCATGGCCAGCCGCGCATCCTGTTTGCAAGCTCCAATCATACAGTCGGTTTCTATCGCCAGGACCAGCATATCGATACGACCGCGCCGATGCGGCCGGATGGTCTGTATGGCGTCTCCAAATGTTTCGGCGAGGCCTTGGCGCGCATGTATTTCGAGAAGTTCGGCCAGGAGACGGCACTGGTGCGGATCGGTAGCTGCATGGAGCGGCCAAGCAATCACCGCATGCTGTCGACCTGGATGTCCTATGACGATTTCGAATCCATGATCGATTGCGTCTTCCGAGTGCCAATGCTCGGATGCCCGATCATCTGGGGCATCTCCGACAATGACAGCCGATGGTGGGACAATTCCGCCGCCGCCTTTTTGGGGTGGAGACCCAAGGACAATGCCGAGCGCTTCCGTGCCGAGCTCGATGTATCACTAGGACGACAGGCGGCAGATTCTCCGCTTTCCGTCTACCAGGGTGGGATGTTCGTAAGGGACCCGATCTTTGAGGACGGGTGA
- a CDS encoding FadR/GntR family transcriptional regulator: MSVQAKQEAPSGTLTMRLGDTLRRAIAAGQFPPGTKLPSESRLSQAHGVSRTVVREAIAALRADRLVEARQGAGVFVLEPTAAPAPSLSLQDIDPARVSSMIELLELRTAVEVEAAGLAALRRSPAQEEVIIERHYAVRACLNAGVSSAEADFALHLAIAEATNNPRFREFLAMIGQNVIPRAALRNDDKEADQQAYIRMLDDEHADIVSAISAGDEDGARDAMRRHLRGSQARYRALLREQRQHVR; this comes from the coding sequence ATGAGCGTTCAAGCCAAGCAGGAAGCGCCATCCGGTACGTTGACGATGCGGCTCGGCGATACGTTGCGCCGCGCGATCGCTGCTGGCCAGTTTCCGCCCGGCACGAAATTGCCGAGTGAATCCCGCCTCTCGCAAGCCCATGGTGTGAGCCGCACCGTCGTGCGCGAAGCAATCGCAGCACTCCGCGCCGATCGGCTCGTAGAGGCGCGCCAGGGTGCCGGCGTCTTTGTACTGGAACCGACGGCCGCCCCTGCACCTTCCCTTTCCCTGCAGGATATCGATCCGGCCCGGGTTTCCTCGATGATCGAGCTTCTGGAGCTTAGAACCGCTGTAGAAGTCGAGGCTGCCGGCCTTGCAGCGCTTCGCCGCTCCCCCGCCCAGGAAGAGGTCATCATTGAACGCCACTATGCGGTGCGCGCCTGTCTTAACGCCGGCGTTTCGAGCGCGGAAGCGGATTTTGCGCTGCATCTGGCGATTGCTGAAGCCACCAACAATCCGCGCTTCCGCGAGTTCCTGGCGATGATCGGCCAGAATGTCATTCCCCGCGCAGCACTCCGCAACGATGACAAGGAAGCCGATCAGCAGGCCTATATCCGCATGCTGGACGACGAGCACGCGGATATCGTTTCCGCCATTTCCGCAGGCGATGAAGACGGTGCGCGGGACGCCATGCGACGGCATCTGCGCGGCAGCCAGGCACGGTATCGCGCGCTTTTACGCGAACAGCGTCAACATGTACGATGA